In Drosophila gunungcola strain Sukarami chromosome X unlocalized genomic scaffold, Dgunungcola_SK_2 000050F, whole genome shotgun sequence, one DNA window encodes the following:
- the LOC128261094 gene encoding MICOS complex subunit MIC13 homolog QIL1, producing MFTAFMARTAAVSVTVYVSCRAGVWGKTEDSDRLLQQITTVIHPVTKLVRRVLPFEQTELSVGQLAREYYNEGVKGTFHIIRNIPNYSGDLAKGAKFTCLELVQKAWVLRQHDGTWLNTSKDNAKLKDAPLDPAAGDGYSQELVVIERPGNIDAFAGDGNVALKRRTK from the coding sequence ATGTTCACCGCATTTATGGCGCGAACGGCTGCAGTTTCGGTGACCGTATATGTGTCGTGCCGAGCTGGAGTTTGGGGCAAGACGGAGGATTCGGATCGCCTATTGCAGCAGATCACCACGGTTATTCATCCGGTGACTAAGCTGGTGAGGCGAGTGCTGCCCTTCGAGCAGACCGAGCTGAGCGTGGGCCAGTTGGCTCGGGAGTACTACAACGAAGGCGTCAAGGGAACATTCCACATTATCCGCAACATACCCAACTACTCGGGAGATCTGGCCAAAGGAGCCAAGTTTACCTGCCTGGAATTGGTCCAAAAAGCTTGGGTATTGCGTCAACATGATGGTACCTGGTTAAATACCTCCAAGGACAATGCCAAGCTGAAGGATGCTCCTCTAGATCCTGCTGCCGGCGATGGGTACTCCCAAGAACTCGTCGTTATCGAGAGACCGGGGAATATAGACGCCTTTGCCGGGGACGGTAATGTGGCCCTAAAACGGAGAACAAAGTGA